The following coding sequences are from one Acipenser ruthenus chromosome 7, fAciRut3.2 maternal haplotype, whole genome shotgun sequence window:
- the LOC117415994 gene encoding NADH-cytochrome b5 reductase 3-like isoform X1, whose translation MWSFISGLIRSGIGSIQYVIAAVLRFFFAKKRAPITLEDPNVKYSLKLIDKEIISHNTRRFRFALKSPDHVLGLPIGQHIYLSARINGDLVERPYTPVSSDDDKGYVDLVVKIYYKNVHPKFPDGGEMSQYLESLRIGDAIDFRGPSGLLVYQGKGKFAIHLDNKSDPAISTAKQIGMIAGGTGITPMLQVIRAIMKDPEDKTVCYLLFANQTEKDILLRPELEEITVKYPSRFHLWYTLDRAPEDWEYSQGFINEEIIKDQMPPPGDDTLILLCGSHPMIQFACMPNLEKLNYDNSKILTF comes from the exons CTCATTAGAAGTGGTATTGGTTCAATCCAATATGTGATTGCTGCTGTTTTAAGATTTTTCTTTGCAAAGAAAAGAGCCCCAATAACCCTTGAGGATCCCAATGTGAAGTACAGCTTGAAGTTGATTGATAAAGAG ATTATAAGTCATAACACAAGAAGATTCCGCTTTGCACTGAAGTCCCCTGATCATGTTCTGGGGCTTCCCATTG GACAGCACATTTACCTGTCTGCCAGGATAAATGGGGATCTTGTCGAGAGACCCTACACCCCAGTATCAAGTGACGATGACAAGGGGTACGTGGACCTTGTCGTGAAA ATTTATTACAAAAATGTCCACCCCAAATTTCCTGACGGAGGGGAAATGTCCCAATACCTGGAAAGCCTTCGTATTGGAGACGCCATTGACTTCAGGGGACCGAGCGGGCTGCTTGTGTACCAGGGGAAAG GGAAGTTTGCCATTCATCTTGATAATAAATCTGATCCAGCGATCAGTACTGCCAAACAAATTGGAATGATAGCTGGTGGGACGG ggATTACACCCATGCTTCAGGTAATCCGGGCAATTATGAAAGACCCAGAGGACAAAACTGTCTGTTACTTGCTGTTTGCAAACCAG ACAGAGAAGGATATCTTGCTGCGGCCAGAGCTGGAGGAGATCACAGTAAAATATCCATCACGATTTCATTTGTGGTACACCCTAGACCGAGCTCCTGAGG ACTGGGAGTACAGCCAAGGTTTCATCAATGAAGAGATTATCAAAGATCAAATGCCACCACCCGGagatgacacccttatcctgTTGTGTGGGTCTCACCCAATGATTCAGTTTGCTTGCATGCCTAACCTGGAGAAACTAAATTATGACAATAGCAAGATCttaacattttaa
- the LOC117415994 gene encoding NADH-cytochrome b5 reductase 3-like isoform X2: MWSFISGIISHNTRRFRFALKSPDHVLGLPIGQHIYLSARINGDLVERPYTPVSSDDDKGYVDLVVKIYYKNVHPKFPDGGEMSQYLESLRIGDAIDFRGPSGLLVYQGKGKFAIHLDNKSDPAISTAKQIGMIAGGTGITPMLQVIRAIMKDPEDKTVCYLLFANQTEKDILLRPELEEITVKYPSRFHLWYTLDRAPEDWEYSQGFINEEIIKDQMPPPGDDTLILLCGSHPMIQFACMPNLEKLNYDNSKILTF; encoded by the exons ATTATAAGTCATAACACAAGAAGATTCCGCTTTGCACTGAAGTCCCCTGATCATGTTCTGGGGCTTCCCATTG GACAGCACATTTACCTGTCTGCCAGGATAAATGGGGATCTTGTCGAGAGACCCTACACCCCAGTATCAAGTGACGATGACAAGGGGTACGTGGACCTTGTCGTGAAA ATTTATTACAAAAATGTCCACCCCAAATTTCCTGACGGAGGGGAAATGTCCCAATACCTGGAAAGCCTTCGTATTGGAGACGCCATTGACTTCAGGGGACCGAGCGGGCTGCTTGTGTACCAGGGGAAAG GGAAGTTTGCCATTCATCTTGATAATAAATCTGATCCAGCGATCAGTACTGCCAAACAAATTGGAATGATAGCTGGTGGGACGG ggATTACACCCATGCTTCAGGTAATCCGGGCAATTATGAAAGACCCAGAGGACAAAACTGTCTGTTACTTGCTGTTTGCAAACCAG ACAGAGAAGGATATCTTGCTGCGGCCAGAGCTGGAGGAGATCACAGTAAAATATCCATCACGATTTCATTTGTGGTACACCCTAGACCGAGCTCCTGAGG ACTGGGAGTACAGCCAAGGTTTCATCAATGAAGAGATTATCAAAGATCAAATGCCACCACCCGGagatgacacccttatcctgTTGTGTGGGTCTCACCCAATGATTCAGTTTGCTTGCATGCCTAACCTGGAGAAACTAAATTATGACAATAGCAAGATCttaacattttaa